CGGAGTCCGAGGAAATCGTGAGGGCCACACAGGAAGTGCTCGCCGGTCGCCGCTTCCTCAGCGCACCGCTCACCGAGTGGGCCATCACCGCGCTCGCTGTGAAGACGCCCGACTCGAGCGATCCCTACAACACACTCTCGCCGCGCGAGCGCGAGGTAATGCAACTCGCCGCCGAAGGCCTCGGCGCGGGCGAGATCGCAGAGAAGCTCTTCATCAGCGCGCGCACCGCCGAGACGCACCGCGCGAACCTGATGCGCAAGCTCAGCCTGCAGACGCAGACCGACCTCGTGCGCTACGCGATCCGGCGCGGGTTGATCCAAGCCTGACGCACCCGTGCCGCGCTGTGGAAGTCGCGAAGTTTCCGCCGCTCCGCCTCGCGAAGCGTCCGCGAGGTTCTCGCAAATGCCGCTACGACGAGCGGGGCGCAGTGTCTTGAAAACACTCCAAAGCGAGCAGCCCACGCGGCGCGGAGGCGGCGTGGTCTGAAAAAAAGCGGCCCGGACACAACTCCGGGCCGCAGTGAGATTAGGGTGAACGAACTATTTTTCCCCTAACACAACACAAAGGTTAGAACTGATACCGCAGGTCGACGTAGAGCAGGCGGCCGGTGGAGCCGTAGGTGGCGACATCGACGTTGGCGTCGGTGTTGACCGTGGGATCGAGCGGGCCGAAGCGGTTGA
This window of the Candidatus Didemnitutus sp. genome carries:
- a CDS encoding response regulator transcription factor gives rise to the protein MTTVILADDHEIVRRGVRSVLQADGRFQIVAEVADGLSAVQQTEKLKPNVLFLDLSLPRLHGLEALRQIRICSPNTKVLVLSMHNDEPYVIEALRSGASAYILKGSESEEIVRATQEVLAGRRFLSAPLTEWAITALAVKTPDSSDPYNTLSPREREVMQLAAEGLGAGEIAEKLFISARTAETHRANLMRKLSLQTQTDLVRYAIRRGLIQA